From Plasmodium chabaudi chabaudi strain AS genome assembly, chromosome: 12, the proteins below share one genomic window:
- a CDS encoding conserved protein, unknown function (term=annotation;date=20180319;qualifier=added_GO:0016021;curatorName=ucb@sanger.ac.uk;~term=annotation;date=20180705;qualifier=removed_product=conserved Plasmodium protein, unknown function;qualifier=added_product=conserved protein, unknown function;curatorName=ucb@sanger.ac.uk;~;query 1-16; ~;query 74-84; ~;query 147-152; ~;query 845-906; ~;query 972-982; ~;query 1035-1040; ~;query 1084-1123; ~;query 17-36; ~;query 51-73; ~;query 85-104; ~;query 124-146; ~;query 153-175; ~;query 822-844; ~;query 907-929; ~;query 949-971; ~;query 983-1005; ~;query 1015-1034; ~;query 1041-1060; ~;query 1064-1083; ~;query 37-50; ~;query 105-123; ~;query 176-821; ~;query 930-948; ~;query 1006-1014; ~;query 1061-1063; ~tmhmm; query 1-1124) has protein sequence MENHNVHSIDIKSEDFVVLIALQSLQTFIVTGYAAIDSKKLVLDFKYLWTVLLGTALFISSLISFVIIRAFVYSKNSIGKYILELLFFFSIVITCILSIIFDSFKISNMQLLFFAFSLTGYSYYNLITLLFFSVLLGIIIQYNLVISGFMLNAKYILFSDIISYTLQIIGGHALYFRMYKLCNLIVMSKKNPCKYVVISKEVKNLEEQIFKKLIKSYICINSKTYSDISSINDNSNNDHKSIRDNFLDLKFKSLNTHRDSKYMKKYKLLNSESEFNKFNYTTSFSKYYNTKYSKLYHNSISKNSNIFPLKIYSNIKPSNNLHTFLSKKISNKFLKKKKISKTNFVKHSSSSTTDHKHTSNYNEGNPINNIDSTQFDDDLEQIQNKKSIKHKKKKAKQVSLKKKASIISSYESLNSYANQSNKGNHELAIQIKESSTEENLSQYNDKPSLESLPNHHSTINIHDKNIQYGVHFSKKTDKESEHTQDELIASTGKTTKRDAKQTKSKLTHENIKHNKGKKKSSSKKIHMEISSDNSCNSNYDTQNGYDNAYSTKAKDNKIINKNGPHNTYNERMVHPNYIKSCAVIPTRDYKTEMPKNQINHIQDYDCNILSCIYHEQNNIMNNIHIANKNENNYPHKHYTIYDQPNATNKQSGNNNYDDITATEHTIDILNDTFPGESELIENEQNLPKDNSFNYKTNKGSILRYKSKHYFNDDESYKFKKSLDTNNDTNSYIYRSISCNNNKIIKFTQPYYNKNNELNYMNTHGSNYKYDKSKTLKQYQIMDKIIELDIYNTEDGVKKYNKKRIYSIAKKKKTIFSTKKGKTCATIFLENTKMNLLFIYIPRFFKTILDVSKKTFLNLKKKKILMQNAIWKNKIFIPEANAVGLFKNPNLEQWYLSWMDEFNINLIIRTYFMNIYLIIYIMLLDFITAYKLYNSNIILNPLKRSNFLKYYIPRSIINIFMYIFYILFISKMKKRQYCNIKKYYNSTLLLCLAKFIITSFDIYIALTSLKYFTSPYYIYMYIHMLTIQTTILLIVRYPTQYFLFFIYIIMFISLYCSFAIVKSFMEFSFIITCISFNIIYSYILCSRTIETNRRILFSKYELPYILYLKEIVHCISTNPSWQCN, from the coding sequence atggaaaatcaCAATGTGCATTCGATAGATATAAAGTCAGAAGACTTTGTTGTTTTAATAGCATTGCAAAGCTTACAAACATTTATAGTAACTGGATATGCAGCTATTgatagtaaaaaattagttttggattttaaatatttatggaCAGTACTTCTTGGAACagcattatttatttcatcattaattagttttgttataattagagcatttgtatattcaaaaaatagtataggaaaatatatattagaattattatttttttttagtatagTAATTACTTGCATATTATCAATCATATTTGATTCTTTTAAAATCTCAAATATGcaattattgttttttgcattttctCTAACTGGATAttcttattataatttaataacattattattttttagtgtATTATTGGgtataataattcaataCAATTTAGTTATAAGTGGATTTATGCTCAatgcaaaatatatacttttcaGTGATATAATCTCATATACTTTACAAATAATAGGTGGACATGCGTTGTATTTTCGtatgtataaattatgtaacCTGATTGTTatgtcaaaaaaaaatccatGTAAATATGTAGTCATATCAAAAGAAgttaaaaatttagaagaacaaatatttaaaaaattaatcaaatcatatatttgtattaattCAAAAACATATTCAGATATTTCAAgcataaatgataatagcAACAATGATCATAAATCTATAAGAGATAATTTTCTTGATCTCAAATTTAAATCGCTAAATACACATAGAGAcagtaaatatatgaaaaaatacaaattattaaatagtgAAAGTGAATTTAACAAATTCAATTATACTACTagtttttcaaaatattataatacaaaatattcgAAACTATATCATAATtctatatcaaaaaattccaatatatttccattaaaaatttattcaaatattaAACCATCAAATAACTTACACACCTTTTTATCGAAGAAAATAAGtaacaaatttttaaaaaaaaaaaaaatttcaaaaacaaattttgtAAAGCATTCCTCTTCATCCACAACTGATCATAAACATACCAGTAACTACAACGAGGGCAATCCTATCAATAATATCGATAGTACCCAATTTGATGATGATTTAGAAcaaattcaaaataaaaagtctattaaacataaaaaaaaaaaagctaaACAAGTTTctctcaaaaaaaaagctagTATAATAAGTAGCTACGAATCTTTAAATTCTTATGCAAACCAATCAAATAAAGGAAATCACGAATTGGCAATTCAAATTAAAGAATCTAGTACAGAAGAAAATTTATCACAATATAATGATAAGCCCTCACTCGAATCATTGCCAAATCATCATTCAACCATTAATATACATGATAAAAACATCCAATATGGAGTTCATTTCTCGAAAAAGACAGATAAAGAATCTGAACATACGCAGGATGAATTAATTGCCTCAACTGGAAAAACTACCAAAAGAGATGCAAAACAAACAAAAAGCAAATTAACacatgaaaatattaagcataataaaggaaaaaaaaaaagttcaagtaaaaaaatacacatgGAAATAAGTTCTGATAATTCATGCAACTCTAACTATGACACACAAAATGGATATGACAATGCATATTCCACTAAAGCAAAAGacaacaaaattattaacaaaaatggACCgcataatacatataatgaaaGAATGGTGCAtccaaattatattaaatctTGTGCAGTGATTCCTACACGTGACTACAAAACAGAAATGCctaaaaatcaaataaatcatattCAAGATTATGATtgcaatattttatcatgcATTTATCATGAACAAAACAACATTATGAATAACATTCATattgcaaataaaaatgaaaataattatccTCATAAGCATTATACAATATATGATCAACCAAACGCAACAAATAAGCAAAGCGGTaacaataattatgatgatATAACAGCTACCGAGCATACtattgatatattaaatgatacATTCCCTGGAGAATCCGAATTAATAGAAAACGAGCAAAACTTGCCAAAAGACAattcatttaattataaaactaACAAAGGTAGTATATTGAGGTACAAAAGTaaacattattttaatgatgatgaatcatataaatttaaaaaatcctTAGACACTAATAATGATAccaattcatatatatatcgaTCAATTAGCTgcaacaataataaaattataaaatttacacAACCatattataacaaaaataacgaactaaattatatgaacacTCATGGGtctaattataaatatgataaatccAAAACATTAAAACAATACCAAATTATggataaaataatagaacTTGATATATACAATACTGAAGAtggtgtaaaaaaatataataaaaaaagaatatattctattgcaaaaaaaaaaaaaactatatttTCAACCAAGAAAGGGAAAACATGTGCTACAATATTTCttgaaaatacaaaaatgaatttactatttatttatattccacgattttttaaaaccaTTTTAGATGTATCAAAAAAAACCTTTctcaatttaaaaaaaaaaaaaatcttaATGCAAAATGctatatggaaaaataaaatatttatacctGAAGCAAATGCAGTTGGATTATTCAAAAATCCAAACTTAGAACAATGGTATTTATCATGGATGGATGAATTTAACATAAATCTTATTATCagaacatattttatgaatatatatttaattatatatattatgttattAGATTTTATTACAGcgtataaattatataattctaATATTATACTTAACCCTTTAAAAAgatcaaattttttaaaatactaTATCCCAAGATCaattatcaatattttcatgtacattttttacatactTTTTATCTctaaaatgaagaaaagacaatattgtaatattaaaaaatattataattcgACATTACTATTATGTCTAgctaaatttattataacgtcttttgatatatatatagctcTTACctctttaaaatattttacttcaccatattatatatatatgtatatacatatgctaACTATCCAAACTACTATATTGTTAATAGTTAGATATCCTACACAATATTTTctattctttatatatatcattatgtTTATCTCTTTATATTGCTCTTTTGCAATTGTCAAATCATTTATGGAATTTAGCTTTATTATCACAtgtatatcatttaatataatatattcatatatattatgttcaAGAACAATCGAAACAAACCGAAGAATATTATTCTCAAAATACGAGTTgccatatatattatacctGAAGGAAATTGTACATTGTATAAGTACCAACCCAAGCTGGCAGTGTAACTAG
- a CDS encoding conserved protein, unknown function (term=annotation;date=20180705;qualifier=removed_product=conserved Plasmodium protein, unknown function;qualifier=added_product=conserved protein, unknown function;curatorName=ucb@sanger.ac.uk;~;query 1-40; ~;query 41-63; ~;query 64-94; ~;query 55-55;GPI_cleavage_site_score=0.21600002;~tmhmm; query 1-95) — translation MLFKNSPIRYISHEMKSMPKPPPGTGVVFHGRLQKVKYAINFPSYIFIIFSGFMGAMSGNFFYKKYILRPNPPNPLRDPNDLPPEKHPHTPEDD, via the exons ATGCTATTC AAAAATTCACCTATCCGATATATATCACATGAAATGAAGTCAATGCCCAAACCG CCTCCAGGAACAGGGGTAGTATTCCATGGGCGATTACAAAAAGTTAAATATGCTATAAATTTCCCaagctatatttttataatattttcggGATTTATGGGAGCTATGTCaggaaattttttttataaaaaatatattctacGACCAAATCCTCCAAAT CCATTAAGAGATCCAAACGATTTACCACCTGAGAAGCATCCACACACACCCGAAGACGATTAA
- a CDS encoding ribosome-binding factor A, putative (term=annotation;date=20150824;qualifier=removed_product=conserved Plasmodium protein, unknown function;qualifier=added_product=ribosome-binding factor a, putative;curatorName=ucb@sanger.ac.uk;~pfam_scan;Pfam:PF02033.14; E()=9.2E-15;score=54.8;query 62-166;description=RBFA;~iprscan;InterPro:IPR000238 : Ribosome-binding factor A;Pfam:PF02033; score=9.6E-15;query 62-165;description=Ribosome-binding factor A;~iprscan;InterPro:IPR023799 : Ribosome-binding factor A domain;Superfamily:SSF89919; score=1.57E-15;query 62-165;description=Ribosome-binding factor A domain superfamily), translating into MYLYLIILLSIFTKINYTLVIKHKANTFNHMHFLNTHIPRKQFKNTAYLTKKETPRHEIYRKRFEKEIKNALQSIIYKKGIKFNYKYHIDEDIIEGITIHNVQLSPDCSVAKVIIEIMGDSVDSRQGYIWIQKNCKHIRYKLAELIKHRKRVPFLNFVLSNLSEQTQLFCEIENIRESYGDMFKEELNNELLFDKDDPQENST; encoded by the exons atgtatttatatcttataattttattatccatatttacaaaaattaattacaCATTAGTCATTAAACATAAAGCGAACACATTCAATCATATGCATTTCCTTAATACACATATACCAagaaaacaatttaaaaatacagcatatttaacaaaaaaagaaactcCTCGTcatgaaatatatagaaaaagaTTTGAAAAGGAAATCAAAAATGCATTACaatcaataatatataaaaaaggaataaaatttaattataaatatcacATTGATGAAGATATTATAGAAGGTATAACCATTCATAATGTTCAGCTGAGTCCTGATTGTTCTGTAGCTAAAGTTATTATCGAAATAATGGGAGATTCTGTTGATTCACGACAA GGATACATATGGATCCAGAAAAATTGCAAACACATTCGTTACAAATTAGCTGAACTTATTAAACACAGGAAAAGAGTTCCCTTTTtgaattttgttttaagtAATTTAAGTGAACAGACGCAATTATTTTgtgaaattgaaaatataaggGAATCTTATGGAGACATGTTTAAGGAAGAGTTAAATAacgaattattatttgacaAAGATGACCCACAGGAAAATTCAACTTAA